The Rhodocytophaga rosea genome has a segment encoding these proteins:
- a CDS encoding oxygenase MpaB family protein — protein MERMRTNMNEAFLQAMREETDPVADQVIEHLFTKGELKNVNGWLTSLSDNNEALPADLPEPVRQYFEQTSQLLEWADRKQMHKGAVFFSKHVQAILSVLGSLSLPYCYAAADGAQVLYLSQRIRKDTKKRLADTGQFVLNVLNPKAFDTKGTGIRSIQKVRLMHAAVRWHTLKSDQWNDVWGKPVNQEDMLGTNLAFSYIVLEGLHKLGIYYSSQEADAYLYLWNVIGYMLGMRKELLPENRKEAYWFSKLIEKRHFRKSEAGIELTKALMQSFEELTPSSAFKGLSGGYMRYLLGDKTADLLELPRKSLTNVLIKPISAVNTMLSLAGSLPWKNSSTYAVEAMLLAIEQENGKADFRMPVGLRE, from the coding sequence ATGGAGCGTATGAGAACAAATATGAATGAGGCGTTTTTACAAGCTATGCGTGAGGAAACAGATCCGGTTGCCGACCAGGTCATTGAGCATCTGTTTACAAAAGGAGAATTGAAGAACGTAAATGGATGGCTTACCAGCCTTTCAGACAATAATGAAGCGTTACCAGCCGATCTACCCGAACCTGTACGGCAGTATTTTGAACAAACCTCGCAATTGCTAGAATGGGCAGATAGAAAGCAAATGCACAAGGGAGCCGTTTTTTTCTCCAAGCATGTACAAGCGATTTTATCGGTATTAGGCAGTTTATCCTTGCCTTATTGTTATGCCGCTGCTGATGGAGCACAGGTATTATATCTGTCGCAGCGCATCCGGAAGGATACCAAGAAACGACTGGCGGATACCGGTCAGTTTGTGCTGAATGTGTTGAATCCAAAGGCATTTGATACAAAAGGCACTGGTATCCGGAGTATACAGAAAGTACGGTTAATGCATGCGGCTGTACGCTGGCATACCCTGAAAAGTGACCAATGGAACGATGTATGGGGCAAACCGGTGAACCAGGAAGATATGCTGGGTACCAATCTGGCTTTTTCTTATATCGTGCTGGAGGGTTTACACAAGCTGGGCATTTATTACTCATCGCAGGAAGCCGATGCTTATCTGTATCTCTGGAATGTGATCGGATATATGCTGGGGATGCGGAAAGAATTATTGCCCGAAAACCGCAAGGAAGCTTACTGGTTTAGTAAATTGATCGAAAAAAGACATTTCCGGAAATCAGAAGCTGGCATTGAACTTACCAAAGCATTAATGCAGAGTTTTGAAGAACTCACTCCAAGTTCCGCTTTCAAAGGCTTGTCAGGCGGATACATGCGCTATCTGTTGGGTGATAAAACCGCTGACTTACTGGAATTGCCTCGCAAATCTTTGACAAATGTATTGATTAAACCTATTAGTGCAGTAAATACTATGCTAAGTCTGGCTGGCAGTTTGCCATGGAAGAATAGTTCTACATATGCAGTGGAAGCCATGCTGCTGGCTATTGAGCAGGAAAATGGAAAAGCTGATTTCCGGATGCCGGTTGGATTACGGGAGTAG
- a CDS encoding carbohydrate binding family 9 domain-containing protein: protein MQQEYQLRISRTPQPIKIDGELTDSVWNSAEAATNFWEKWPQDKDKAKRQTEVRLAYDNTYLYVAAICYDTSQYIIQTLKRDTKYWDSDGFAIVIDPVNQQTNGFFFGVSPLNVQSEDLLSASSFGDMTFSWDNKWFSATKNHPTFWTVEMAIPFKTLRYKAGSTKWGVNFVRTDMKNNQYSTWTKVPLQFLGTDLGYTGVMIWDDAPGQAKGNISLIPYITGSAVTNHEDGEPTKVKFNAGFDAKVAVTSSLNLDLTVNPDFSQVEVDKQVTNLTRFDIFFPERRTFFLENNDLFTEFGPPPARPFFSRRIGLDRNGQTIPILFGARISGNLGNKWRVGLMNMQTKATADFAAQNYTAFAFNRRIWSRSLIKGYVHNRQNTMSGEVAKKDYSRNAGMEFLYVNKKGDWNGWAGLHLSDKHTYQDKNIYANAGGGYFGRNFTMFIDYYNIGTNYYTDMGFINRIENYDAERDSTIRMGFHQFYSEIEYNIRPEKRKRINNHSINLATSVTLNPDGSANERVNQLNYSIFFQNTSILTFQIDNQDIHLLYPFSFTEKTPFPVGKYSYTFYNLEFLSDTRKSFIFTGIVRAGQFYNGTLQSYVAGITFRRQPWGNFSLDFEQNLLRFPGDYGSTSLFLISPRAEINFSNSVFWTTFLQFNTQRNNFNINSRLQWRFRPMSDFFLVYTDNYFTDPFLRTKNRALVFKLNYWLTI from the coding sequence TTGCAGCAAGAATACCAGTTACGGATAAGCCGCACTCCTCAGCCTATCAAAATAGATGGAGAACTAACAGATTCTGTTTGGAATTCAGCAGAGGCAGCAACTAATTTCTGGGAGAAATGGCCGCAGGATAAAGATAAAGCCAAGCGGCAAACAGAAGTGCGGCTGGCGTATGACAATACCTATCTGTATGTTGCCGCCATCTGCTATGATACATCCCAGTACATTATTCAGACGCTGAAACGGGACACTAAGTACTGGGACAGTGATGGATTCGCCATTGTTATAGATCCGGTAAACCAGCAAACCAATGGATTTTTTTTCGGAGTAAGTCCATTGAATGTACAATCTGAAGATTTGTTAAGTGCCAGTTCCTTTGGCGATATGACCTTTAGCTGGGACAACAAATGGTTTTCGGCTACGAAAAATCACCCTACATTCTGGACAGTTGAAATGGCTATTCCTTTTAAAACCTTGCGCTATAAGGCAGGCAGTACTAAGTGGGGCGTTAATTTCGTACGCACAGATATGAAAAACAACCAGTATTCTACCTGGACAAAAGTACCCCTGCAATTTTTAGGAACTGACCTGGGATATACCGGGGTAATGATATGGGATGACGCACCTGGGCAGGCGAAAGGAAACATATCATTAATTCCTTATATAACTGGTTCTGCCGTTACTAATCACGAAGATGGAGAACCTACAAAAGTAAAATTCAATGCCGGCTTCGACGCAAAAGTAGCAGTAACTTCCTCCCTAAACCTGGATCTGACCGTGAATCCGGATTTTTCGCAGGTAGAAGTAGATAAGCAGGTCACCAATCTGACCCGCTTCGATATTTTCTTTCCGGAAAGGCGTACCTTCTTCCTGGAGAACAACGACTTATTTACAGAATTTGGACCCCCACCAGCCAGGCCTTTTTTTTCCCGGCGTATTGGTTTAGATAGGAATGGACAAACCATACCCATTTTGTTTGGTGCCCGCATAAGCGGAAACCTTGGGAACAAATGGCGGGTAGGTCTGATGAATATGCAAACCAAAGCTACTGCAGATTTTGCGGCTCAGAATTATACAGCTTTTGCTTTTAACCGCAGGATATGGAGCCGTTCCTTAATTAAAGGCTATGTACACAACCGGCAAAATACAATGTCCGGAGAAGTAGCTAAAAAAGATTATAGCCGCAATGCCGGAATGGAATTTCTCTATGTGAATAAAAAAGGCGACTGGAATGGCTGGGCTGGGCTTCATCTATCAGATAAACATACCTATCAAGATAAGAATATATATGCCAATGCTGGTGGCGGCTATTTTGGGCGCAACTTTACCATGTTTATCGACTACTATAATATTGGCACCAATTATTATACAGATATGGGGTTTATCAACCGTATCGAAAATTATGATGCCGAACGGGATTCTACCATCCGGATGGGTTTTCATCAGTTCTATAGCGAAATAGAATATAATATCCGTCCGGAAAAGAGAAAACGCATCAACAACCACTCAATCAATCTGGCTACCTCTGTTACATTAAACCCCGATGGGTCGGCCAATGAGCGGGTGAATCAGCTCAATTATTCTATTTTTTTCCAGAATACAAGTATTCTCACCTTTCAGATAGATAACCAGGATATTCATTTACTGTATCCGTTCAGCTTTACTGAAAAAACACCTTTTCCGGTTGGCAAATACAGTTATACCTTCTATAATCTGGAGTTTTTATCTGATACCCGGAAAAGCTTTATTTTTACTGGTATTGTTCGGGCAGGGCAATTTTATAATGGAACCCTCCAGAGTTATGTTGCCGGAATTACATTCCGCAGGCAGCCATGGGGAAACTTTTCACTCGATTTTGAGCAAAACCTATTGCGCTTTCCCGGAGATTATGGCAGCACCAGTCTGTTCCTGATAAGTCCCAGGGCAGAAATCAATTTTTCGAACAGTGTGTTCTGGACTACTTTTCTTCAGTTTAATACCCAGCGAAATAATTTCAATATCAATAGCCGCCTGCAATGGAGGTTCCGGCCTATGTCCGATTTCTTCCTGGTATATACAGATAATTATTTCACCGATCCTTTTCTAAGAACCAAGAACCGGGCGCTTGTTTTTAAACTGAACTACTGGCTTACAATTTAG
- a CDS encoding ABC transporter ATP-binding protein has translation MIQIEQLEKTYRTEEVETVALNKVSLEIKEGEFVAIMGPSGCGKSTLLNILGLLDNPDGGSYKFLGQEIAGFNERKRADLRKRNIGFVFQSFNLIDELTVYENVELPLLYLKVGATERKKKVEAVLEKMQMMHRRNHFPQQLSGGQQQRVAVARAVINNPKLILADEPTGNLDSSNGNEVMQLLTELNEAGATVIIVTHSNHDAAYSHRIVRLLDGQIVMENINEKFMV, from the coding sequence ATGATCCAGATCGAACAATTAGAAAAAACCTACCGTACGGAAGAAGTAGAAACTGTGGCACTCAACAAAGTATCCCTGGAAATTAAGGAGGGCGAATTTGTAGCGATTATGGGACCTTCTGGCTGCGGAAAATCTACCTTGTTAAATATTTTAGGGCTACTTGACAATCCCGACGGAGGCAGCTACAAATTTCTGGGTCAGGAGATCGCCGGCTTTAACGAACGTAAAAGAGCTGACCTGCGCAAGCGTAACATTGGCTTTGTATTCCAGAGCTTTAATCTGATTGATGAGTTAACTGTTTACGAAAACGTAGAACTTCCGCTATTATACCTGAAGGTAGGTGCTACCGAACGCAAGAAAAAAGTAGAAGCCGTGCTTGAAAAAATGCAGATGATGCACCGCCGCAATCACTTCCCGCAACAACTTTCCGGTGGACAGCAGCAAAGGGTAGCTGTAGCAAGAGCGGTTATCAATAATCCTAAGCTGATCCTGGCTGATGAGCCTACCGGTAACCTGGACTCCAGTAATGGGAATGAAGTAATGCAATTGCTTACTGAACTAAATGAAGCCGGAGCAACTGTAATTATTGTAACCCACTCCAACCATGATGCTGCTTATAGCCACCGCATTGTTCGCTTGCTCGATGGACAGATTGTGATGGAAAATATTAATGAAAAATTTATGGTGTAA
- a CDS encoding four-helix bundle copper-binding protein, whose translation MQTQNNNELIQTLLECAFACEHCATSCLQEEDVKMMVRCISLDRDCADICTQAARLLQRNSEITKEYLQVCEQICRMCGEECAKHKHMEHCQMCAEACQHCAEACSSMYSMSGNK comes from the coding sequence ATGCAAACCCAAAATAACAATGAACTTATCCAGACATTGCTGGAATGTGCCTTTGCCTGCGAACATTGTGCTACTTCCTGCCTTCAGGAAGAAGATGTTAAAATGATGGTCCGTTGTATTTCCCTCGATCGTGATTGTGCAGATATTTGTACCCAGGCAGCCCGTTTGCTCCAGCGAAATTCAGAAATCACCAAGGAATACTTACAGGTATGCGAACAAATCTGCCGGATGTGCGGCGAGGAATGTGCCAAACACAAACATATGGAACACTGCCAGATGTGTGCCGAAGCATGCCAGCATTGTGCAGAAGCTTGCAGCAGCATGTATTCCATGTCGGGAAACAAATAA
- a CDS encoding ABC transporter permease codes for MLKNYITIAVRTLVRQAVFSSVTIIGFSIGMTCVMLISLYVWDELQYDRHHQQHEQIYRVVQQQYFTGTSQALATTSGPVAAALQKDYAEVEKAVRIFIRKNALLSSGERKFYGENVAFTDPSAFKVFTFQFIAGNANDALAQPNTMVLTESTAQKYFGREDPIGKIIKLNNTPYTINGLIKDPPANSHVHFSCLASLVTLEQFPWMQNWGITSLWTYVLVKPQTSIAALEKKLPAFVEKYHGEGYSERISYQLQPLIDIHLYSNMAGEIEPNGNILFVKIFAAIAIFILLLACINYINLSTARATERMKEVGLRKMVGAHRFQVASQFLIEAVITSLLAFVMAVLLFSISLPVFNQLTGKAFSWYTLDSNMILVSLIIFILAGLISGLYPAFYLSSFRLVNAFKSNVTHIRTGLDFRKVLVVVQFTVSVVLLIATFIAYQQLQYIQSSHLGFDKEHLINVKVRDAQWRGKSDLLKQQLSTVSGVAKVAASLNFMGEELDGSDVRPAGTPEEATKLLAVTFVDYDFIETMQMQMAAGRAFSNQFAGDTSAAFIINEAAVKAFGWSSAEEAIGKELEYLGGERMKEPVIGVVKDFHFASLHQQVQPLLLMCWPSRLSSLSIKLRSGDPAITLAELDKKWQSLSPDFPFEYQFADDAIDKLYQSDQRAGQLFAVFAALAIGIACLGLFGMTVFTARKRIKEIGVRKVLGASINQIILLLCKDFISLVLISILIAAPIAWYGMHQWLNNFAFHIEINIIPFIIAGAIASSIALLTISHQAIKAALANPVNSLRNE; via the coding sequence ATGCTTAAAAACTATATAACTATTGCCGTGCGCACCCTCGTACGGCAAGCTGTTTTTTCGTCGGTTACCATCATCGGTTTTTCTATAGGCATGACCTGTGTGATGCTTATTTCTCTGTATGTATGGGACGAATTACAATACGACCGGCACCATCAGCAGCATGAGCAAATTTACCGGGTAGTACAGCAACAATATTTTACTGGTACTTCGCAAGCGCTGGCCACTACCAGTGGGCCGGTAGCGGCTGCACTTCAAAAGGATTATGCAGAAGTTGAAAAGGCAGTTCGTATTTTTATCCGGAAAAATGCTTTGCTAAGCTCCGGCGAAAGAAAATTTTATGGAGAAAATGTAGCCTTTACTGATCCCTCAGCCTTCAAGGTTTTCACTTTTCAGTTTATAGCAGGTAATGCCAACGATGCTTTAGCACAGCCGAATACGATGGTACTAACAGAATCAACCGCACAAAAATATTTTGGCCGGGAAGATCCCATCGGAAAGATAATTAAGCTGAATAACACCCCATATACCATAAATGGCCTCATAAAAGATCCACCGGCAAATTCCCATGTTCATTTCAGCTGCCTTGCTTCACTAGTTACCTTAGAACAGTTTCCTTGGATGCAGAACTGGGGCATCACCAGCCTGTGGACGTATGTGTTAGTTAAACCACAAACCAGTATTGCTGCTCTGGAAAAAAAGCTGCCTGCTTTTGTAGAAAAATATCATGGCGAAGGATATTCAGAGCGTATTAGTTACCAATTGCAGCCATTAATTGATATTCATCTGTACTCAAATATGGCCGGCGAAATTGAACCGAATGGGAATATTTTGTTTGTCAAGATATTTGCTGCCATTGCTATATTTATTTTATTACTGGCTTGCATTAATTATATAAATCTGTCTACAGCCAGGGCTACTGAACGCATGAAGGAAGTAGGGTTGCGTAAAATGGTTGGCGCACATCGTTTTCAAGTGGCATCTCAGTTTCTTATAGAAGCTGTAATTACTTCTTTGCTGGCTTTTGTAATGGCTGTACTTCTATTTTCTATAAGCCTTCCGGTATTTAATCAACTGACAGGAAAAGCATTTTCATGGTATACTCTGGATAGTAACATGATCCTGGTTAGCCTGATTATTTTTATACTAGCCGGGTTAATTTCAGGGTTGTATCCAGCCTTTTATCTTTCCTCATTCCGGCTTGTTAATGCCTTTAAGAGTAATGTGACCCATATTCGCACTGGTCTTGATTTTCGGAAAGTACTGGTAGTGGTACAGTTTACAGTTTCTGTTGTTTTACTTATTGCTACATTCATTGCCTATCAGCAGTTACAATACATTCAATCGTCTCATCTGGGATTTGATAAAGAACATTTGATCAATGTTAAAGTACGGGATGCCCAATGGCGTGGAAAATCTGATTTACTTAAACAGCAATTATCCACAGTTTCTGGGGTAGCAAAAGTGGCGGCTTCTCTCAATTTTATGGGTGAAGAACTGGATGGATCAGATGTAAGACCGGCCGGAACTCCGGAAGAAGCAACCAAACTACTGGCTGTCACCTTCGTAGATTATGATTTTATTGAAACCATGCAGATGCAAATGGCTGCCGGACGTGCTTTCTCAAATCAATTTGCCGGCGATACATCGGCTGCTTTTATTATCAATGAAGCAGCTGTAAAAGCATTTGGCTGGTCATCTGCCGAAGAAGCAATTGGAAAAGAACTGGAATACCTGGGAGGTGAACGGATGAAAGAACCCGTGATTGGCGTGGTAAAAGATTTTCATTTTGCCTCTTTACACCAGCAAGTACAACCTTTACTGCTCATGTGCTGGCCATCCAGATTATCTTCTCTCAGTATAAAATTACGTTCTGGTGATCCGGCAATTACTTTAGCTGAACTGGATAAGAAATGGCAAAGCTTATCTCCGGATTTTCCATTCGAATACCAGTTTGCCGATGATGCTATTGATAAATTGTACCAAAGCGACCAGAGGGCCGGACAATTATTCGCTGTATTTGCAGCATTAGCTATCGGGATAGCCTGCCTGGGATTATTTGGTATGACTGTATTTACCGCCCGGAAACGCATTAAAGAAATAGGTGTTCGTAAAGTATTAGGCGCATCGATTAATCAGATAATATTGTTATTATGTAAAGATTTTATCAGCCTTGTTCTGATTTCAATTCTGATTGCTGCCCCCATTGCCTGGTATGGAATGCACCAGTGGCTCAACAATTTTGCCTTCCATATTGAGATCAATATAATTCCGTTTATCATAGCCGGAGCCATTGCAAGCAGTATTGCTTTGCTCACCATCAGCCATCAGGCTATCAAAGCCGCTCTGGCTAATCCGGTAAATAGCCTAAGAAATGAGTAA
- a CDS encoding PA0069 family radical SAM protein has protein sequence MEYHKGRGAQLNTSNRFSQANISHDHIEGIDEEMQISSQTQIFYDTPKKLINTIESPDLYAMRSVNPYQGCEHGCIYCYARNSHEYWGFSAGIDFENKIVVKQNAAKLLEQEFLQKNYQPASISLSGNTDCYQPLERKLEITRSLLKVFVKYAHPVNIITKNSLLKRDIDLLQELARQQLVHVYISVTTLDEELRQKMEPRTATSKNRLQTIRILSDAGIPVGVMAAPLVPGLNHTEIPAILKEAAAHGAITAGYTVVRLNGAIKEIFYDWLQKNFPDRAAKVWNLIREMHGGQVNDSHFGRRMTGEGPIADMIKQLFSVSRHKYMKENQMPAYNYSLFRRGGNLNLFENYV, from the coding sequence ATGGAATATCATAAAGGAAGAGGCGCACAACTCAATACCAGTAACCGCTTCAGTCAGGCAAATATCAGCCATGATCATATAGAGGGAATAGATGAAGAGATGCAGATTAGCAGCCAAACTCAGATTTTTTATGATACACCCAAAAAGCTGATCAATACCATTGAAAGCCCGGATCTGTATGCGATGCGGTCTGTAAATCCCTATCAGGGCTGCGAACATGGCTGCATTTATTGTTATGCCCGCAATTCACATGAATACTGGGGGTTTAGTGCCGGGATAGATTTTGAAAATAAAATTGTGGTCAAGCAGAATGCTGCGAAGCTTCTGGAACAGGAATTTTTGCAAAAGAATTACCAGCCTGCTTCAATCTCTTTATCCGGCAATACAGATTGCTATCAGCCGCTAGAACGTAAGCTGGAAATTACCAGGTCGCTGCTAAAAGTATTTGTAAAATATGCTCATCCGGTAAATATTATTACTAAAAATAGCCTCCTCAAACGGGATATAGATCTGCTTCAGGAACTGGCCAGACAACAGCTGGTGCATGTATATATTTCTGTCACTACCTTAGATGAAGAATTGCGGCAGAAAATGGAACCTCGTACCGCTACATCAAAAAACAGGCTTCAAACCATTCGTATATTGTCTGATGCTGGCATACCAGTTGGTGTAATGGCGGCACCTTTAGTACCAGGATTGAATCATACTGAAATACCCGCTATTTTGAAGGAAGCCGCCGCACATGGAGCTATTACAGCAGGTTACACAGTGGTGCGGTTGAATGGAGCAATAAAGGAAATTTTTTACGACTGGCTGCAAAAGAATTTTCCTGACCGGGCTGCTAAAGTATGGAACCTGATTCGTGAGATGCATGGCGGACAGGTGAATGATTCTCATTTTGGCCGGCGTATGACCGGTGAAGGTCCCATTGCTGATATGATTAAGCAGTTATTCTCAGTATCCAGACATAAATATATGAAAGAGAATCAGATGCCAGCCTACAATTATTCGTTGTTCCGGAGAGGTGGGAATTTGAACTTGTTTGAAAACTATGTCTAA
- a CDS encoding DUF6508 domain-containing protein has translation MSEQTQAIQGLLRFLPLLQNHEAVYDRIGYWGDMTSRVSATTARDLFQYLYRHGFILENFDWMQWSDHALAFEEDRSKLSTADLPTLYKIITTHIRADRFTEGHYDSILENGFLADVLLRFKEISELRK, from the coding sequence ATGAGCGAACAGACACAAGCTATTCAAGGATTACTACGATTTTTACCTTTACTGCAAAACCATGAAGCGGTTTATGATAGAATAGGCTATTGGGGCGATATGACCAGCCGGGTGAGCGCAACTACTGCCAGAGATTTATTCCAGTATTTGTACCGGCATGGATTTATACTGGAAAATTTCGACTGGATGCAATGGAGCGACCATGCTTTGGCTTTTGAAGAAGACCGGAGCAAACTTTCAACAGCCGACTTACCTACCTTATACAAAATCATAACCACCCATATCCGTGCCGACCGTTTTACAGAAGGACACTATGATTCTATTCTTGAAAACGGTTTCCTGGCAGATGTGCTGCTCAGATTTAAGGAAATATCAGAGTTAAGGAAATAA
- a CDS encoding glycerate kinase type-2 family protein: MTNNQSLYYRKAAEEIFRYALESVEPEKLVYKAVSRKGNRLYIQHQEIDLTQLNRIIVIGAGKATAPMAQAIEEIMGDIIDSGLIIVKHGHSVPLIKIQTIEAGHPVPDENGISGTQQLLQLVKETKPNDLIIILISGGGSALLIDLPQHCILEELQTCFDLLLKSGASITEINTVRKHLSHVKGGGLARQIFPARLFTLILSDVIGDPLDVIASGPTVPDPTTFADAWSIVQKYGLEDKIPYSIHYHLQQGIAGNLPETPKSGDAIFSRVNNYIIGSNSIALEAARQKATEMGFHAVITGLNIEGEAAIAAKELVSTARKAGIDTTIPKPACLLSGGETTVRVQGTGVGGRNQELALAAALELEANEPIVILSAGTDGTDGPTDAAGAVVDSNTMIKAATKGLDEKDFLANNDSYHFFRQAGGHIITGPTRTNVMDIMMALIY, translated from the coding sequence ATGACAAATAACCAATCATTATATTACCGTAAAGCTGCTGAAGAAATTTTTAGATATGCTTTGGAATCTGTTGAGCCGGAAAAGCTGGTATACAAGGCAGTTTCCAGAAAAGGTAATCGTTTATATATTCAGCATCAGGAAATTGATTTAACTCAGCTTAACCGCATTATTGTAATCGGTGCCGGAAAAGCAACAGCTCCTATGGCACAAGCTATAGAAGAAATAATGGGTGATATAATTGATAGTGGCTTAATCATCGTAAAACACGGGCATTCCGTTCCTCTCATTAAAATTCAGACGATAGAAGCTGGCCATCCAGTTCCGGATGAGAATGGAATTTCTGGCACGCAGCAATTACTCCAGCTTGTAAAAGAAACGAAACCAAATGACCTTATCATTATATTGATTTCCGGCGGCGGTTCAGCCTTATTGATTGATCTTCCTCAGCATTGTATATTGGAAGAATTACAAACCTGTTTTGATCTGTTGTTAAAATCTGGGGCAAGTATTACTGAAATAAATACGGTGCGTAAACATTTGTCTCATGTAAAAGGTGGGGGGCTTGCCAGACAAATATTTCCTGCCAGACTCTTTACGCTGATTTTATCTGATGTGATAGGTGATCCGCTGGATGTAATTGCATCCGGCCCTACCGTACCCGATCCTACTACCTTTGCTGATGCCTGGTCTATAGTACAAAAATACGGCCTTGAAGATAAAATACCTTATTCTATTCATTATCATCTGCAACAAGGCATAGCCGGAAATTTGCCGGAAACACCCAAGTCAGGAGATGCTATTTTTTCAAGGGTAAATAATTACATTATTGGCAGCAACTCTATTGCCTTGGAAGCAGCCAGACAGAAAGCAACTGAAATGGGTTTTCATGCTGTAATTACTGGATTGAATATTGAAGGAGAAGCTGCAATAGCAGCCAAAGAATTGGTAAGTACTGCCAGAAAGGCAGGTATAGATACTACGATTCCAAAACCAGCCTGTTTACTATCAGGAGGTGAAACTACCGTAAGGGTACAGGGAACCGGAGTCGGAGGCAGAAACCAGGAATTGGCTCTGGCAGCGGCTCTGGAATTAGAAGCAAATGAGCCTATTGTAATTTTATCAGCAGGTACCGACGGAACGGATGGTCCTACGGATGCTGCTGGTGCTGTTGTCGATTCAAATACAATGATTAAAGCCGCTACTAAAGGTTTAGATGAGAAAGATTTTCTAGCAAACAACGATTCATATCATTTTTTCCGACAGGCTGGCGGACATATTATCACCGGACCTACGAGA
- a CDS encoding efflux RND transporter periplasmic adaptor subunit yields MDRVIAKKKWNSKRIMTIGGIAALAVLILTSYLSTTGNTKLNVDEQKITISEIKKGSFQEFIPINGVVLPIKTIYLDAIEGGRVEELYVEDGAMMEKDQPIMKLANTDLELDLANRETGVFDLITNMQRLRNEAEQNSIRQLNQLAEVDNALAEAERVYTANKKLFDEKVIAKQEFQSSKNLYDYQVRRKKLTEQTLRNDSISTKQRLQQMQESVNRTQVALGLMRKKAADLVVKAPVAGQLTSLNAEIGESKTRGQRLGQLDVLDGFKVRADIDEHYLSRVFVGLKGEFTFAGKDYELNIKKVYTTVTDGRFQVDMEFTSEVPKGIRRGQTLQIRLALSDQTQAVLLPRGGFYQQTGGNWIYKVTEAGGSAVKVDIRLGRQNPEYYEVLEGLNVGDKVVTSSYENYGDKDELRIKGE; encoded by the coding sequence ATGGACAGAGTAATTGCAAAAAAGAAATGGAACTCGAAACGCATCATGACGATTGGTGGAATTGCTGCATTGGCAGTGCTGATCCTGACGAGTTATCTTTCTACCACTGGAAATACCAAACTGAATGTAGATGAACAAAAAATAACCATCAGTGAGATTAAAAAAGGAAGTTTTCAGGAATTTATTCCTATCAATGGCGTAGTGTTGCCCATTAAAACCATTTATCTGGATGCCATTGAAGGAGGCCGGGTAGAAGAGTTATATGTAGAAGACGGAGCCATGATGGAAAAAGATCAGCCAATCATGAAACTAGCCAACACTGACCTGGAACTTGACCTGGCTAACCGGGAAACCGGCGTATTCGACCTAATCACCAACATGCAGCGTCTGCGCAATGAGGCTGAACAAAACAGTATTCGTCAATTAAACCAATTAGCAGAAGTAGATAATGCCCTGGCAGAAGCAGAACGGGTGTATACAGCAAATAAAAAGCTATTTGACGAAAAAGTAATTGCTAAACAGGAATTTCAATCCAGCAAAAATTTGTACGATTATCAGGTTCGCCGTAAAAAATTAACCGAACAGACCCTGAGAAATGACTCTATTTCTACCAAACAGCGCTTACAGCAAATGCAGGAATCTGTTAACCGGACACAAGTAGCCCTGGGATTAATGCGTAAAAAAGCAGCCGACCTGGTAGTAAAAGCACCGGTTGCCGGTCAGCTCACTTCCTTAAATGCAGAAATTGGTGAATCTAAAACCCGTGGACAACGCCTTGGACAATTAGACGTGCTCGATGGTTTTAAAGTACGGGCAGATATTGATGAACATTACTTATCAAGGGTATTTGTTGGTTTAAAAGGCGAATTCACCTTTGCTGGAAAAGATTATGAATTAAATATCAAAAAAGTATATACTACTGTAACCGATGGCCGGTTCCAGGTAGATATGGAATTCACCAGTGAAGTTCCTAAAGGCATCCGCAGAGGGCAGACCTTACAAATCCGCCTTGCTTTAAGTGATCAGACACAAGCCGTATTACTTCCCAGAGGTGGTTTCTATCAACAAACTGGTGGCAACTGGATTTACAAAGTGACCGAAGCTGGTGGAAGTGCCGTGAAAGTAGATATCCGCCTGGGCCGTCAGAATCCGGAGTATTATGAAGTACTCGAAGGCTTAAATGTAGGCGATAAAGTAGTAACCTCCAGCTACGAAAACTACGGAGACAAGGACGAATTACGAATCAAAGGAGAATAA